The Centroberyx gerrardi isolate f3 chromosome 13, fCenGer3.hap1.cur.20231027, whole genome shotgun sequence genome contains the following window.
tgtgtgtggtgaggtcgGTATCATTTTGCTTGTTTCTGATGATATGAGATGGCTGGTCAAGAATAACTGGGAGTGGATAAGACCTATTAGTAAAATTTCCAGCATGTaaaaatgtgccttttgttacccattgctttttttcttgtcaaGTTATTTgaaaagacaatatttttgtgtaattatacttgtgtaattttttttttttttaaataccatgTGGTGTTGAACCTGtgcatgtgcttttttttctcttccagaTAGATCGGGAGAAGCAGCGatgctttgttgtttttgaagaCCGGTCAAAGTCCTGGGTTCTCTGGAAGGATATTCAGACAGGCAAGTTCTGTCAACGTCTGGCAGTATGGCACTTCatgatttgtgtatttgtgaaaaatgtttgtattgCAGTTGAATATTGATAGTGGATGAAAGTGCTATCTCTTGATAATTTACAAGGAATCTGAAACATAGCATTGCTATTTTACTGCCTGGCAGCAGCAATCCTGTGCACCTGTTAGATTCTGTGCAGTTTAAATTATAGtaattttttttgtgatttcctGGTTGAGTATTCTGTGCTGTCGACTCCCCTATCTGCCTTATTCAGCCAGGAGTTATCTCCCTGCTCTGTCCCTGACAGTTAACAGTCCACAGACTGCCTGGCTTCAGTACAGCACCAGTGAGCTGTCCACATGTGAAGATGAGCATAGGGAAGGTACAGCAGGGCTGGGAGAGAATTCCCTTACTAATAAAATAGCTGTCAGTCTCATTTTTGATAGAtttaaaaagagaaagtgtttatgaaaaaaaaatgtttccatcATTTAAGTTTTTGGTTGAAAATAAATTGTATGACTGATTGAAAAGTGAACCGACCCCAATGCTGCTGCACAGCCATGTGCTCACCGTGTTGTGAGCACATGGCTGTGTTGCTGTCTAAGATTATTGCCACTAGCAAGTTCACAGTAGAGTTAACACCATTTCTGTGACAtaacttttatgtaaaaattgTGGCATACTCCAATGGCATTTTGAAAGAAACATTATTTTAGAAGAGTCAGTCACTCAAATATACAATTATTCTGTATCATCTGacctgacacacaaacacacaaaacaaacactctCACTGGGAGTTTTCAACTGGGGTTTCATACTGTCCATGTTATCTCTGTTATTTGTACAACTGGGTTAATATAAAATGGCTGTATTGTTGGCTTTCCTCCTCCATGTCATGCCCTTAAACATTTTTTGCTTTGTCCTCTATTTTCTAAAGCCTATTAATCCTTGTAAGTTGTGGCTACTGGTTTAATTACAGCGGTGTTTGATAacctgatttttattttttctttagttAAATTCTGTCACTTACTTTCGGTGTATGATTTACTCTGGATAGAGCGTAACATGGTTGCGGATTGTACTTGGGACATTCCAGTTGGTTTGTTGTGCCACATCCGCTCAGGTCAAATACTGCAATGAGTCCATTTCAAACAATAATTTGACCTATTTCTTGTTGGTGCCTAAACTAAAGCGCCTTTTGAGGTGCTTGGCTGTTCCCTTTCATACGTAGCCTGCATCAGAGTTGTGAttcttgttttgtctgtttcaggggatgaggatgatgaggatgatgaggatgatgacatTGTCTGCTCCATATGCCAGGATGAAAGCTCAGAGGAACCCAATGAGATTGTCATTTGTGACAAGTGTGGACAAGGTACTGCCCTCTGTCCTTTATGCTCTTATTCCTAATATTGAACAAAGTGTTCTATAGTgcagttcatttgttttgttttgtgttttgactgTCATTAATATTTACCTGTCTGTATGCATAGAGATGGGTGGGGGGTGTAATTCTGGAAACATTGATCCACTACTCTGtttaataaaatgtttctgCTGTCTGTAGGGTATCATCAGCTGTGCCACTCCCCCATCATCGATGCCACTGTCATTGACTCGGATGACAAGTGGCTCTGCAGGGAGTGTGAGCTCACTATTACTCCTAAGGTACAGCAGAGGTCGGGAGTGGAGGGATAAATAATAACCTTGACTTGCATATATGTGTTGTTTGTGCTTACAGGctagcttgtgtgtgttgttgtgtgtttgatatCATGGCAAATTATTGGCAGTCATAATCACCAGTCACCGATTTATATATAAATGCTAATTGGCCAGACTGATTAATTGCTCCACTTTTAgtttaaatacagtatatgtgggTACATGGTTTTATGTCGTAAACATGCgtttgttaatgttattttttgttgtgtttttgtttgtgtggtttcCAGAGGGGAGGTGCTCAGAGGAAGGGAGCTAATGCTAAAGGCCTTCAGcagccagagcagcagcagcagcagcagcagcatatgGAGTTGCAGCTGTCCTTCCCATACGCCCTGGAGGAATTGGTGTGGGACCAAGGCCACAAGACTAACATCCAGcagtgctactgctactgcgGAGGTCCAGGAGAGTGAGTAACGCATACACACTTGAATGAACGCACTCAAGTGTTTGAGTGCACACTTGCATACACGCGTTCATCTGTAAAAAGTTTACGATTACTTACACAGACACCgctaacttctctctctctctctgtctctcgctcttctAGCTGGTACCTGAAGATGCTGCAGTGTAACAGGTGTCAGCAGTGGTTCCATGAGGCTTGTCTCCACTGCTTACAGATGCCCATGCTCTATGGAGACAGGTACAAATGCTGCTCCTTtaaattttatatatatattccttACCTTAGAAATacttaacattttcttttcacaccCCCTCTCTTAAACCATGTTCTTTGATTCTATTTCTTGATTCATTGTGCAATGAAAATCAGTTAAGACAACTGTGCTTCTGTCTCTTCAGGttttatctgtttatttgttctgtTTGCAACTGTGGACCAGAGTACCTCAGCCGACTGCCTCTCAGATGGTGAGTGAATCCCAAGATGTTTGTTCAGCTTCAGTTTGATCCACAAGAAGTACTTTGACACAGAGATAGCCTGATGATGGAAGTTTGTGTGTAGACAAGGAGACGGCCTCATTAAGTTGAATCTCAAGACTTCTTCAGTAAAGTCTTCTATTCATAGAATGAATTGTACAATAAAGTAGACAAGCATGTGATAGCCCTTCTTTAGAAAGTagtcgtttttatttttagatacaATGCCCCCTTTCACACCAAATGGATAGACCTATTCCAAAGTTGATGTTTTGGGAAAAACTGTTTCCAATGCATCTTAGTTACATTTGTGAGTAGTTCATCTTTTTTTGCCCAGTTTGCCATTACCACATCGCCTTACCAAGTCTCATTTTAATTTGTGCTCTTTACATTGTTTCTAAGTATACACTGTGGCTGTTGTCTTTGTCATGATTACTCACTTGCCACACAACTATTagagaaaatgcattttttactACACTTTACTACACAGGGAGGATGTCGCACACTTGAGCCTGTACAACCTGAGTGTGATCCACAAGAAGAAGTACTTTGACTCTGAGATAGAGTTGATGACctacatcaacaacaactgggagctgctgcagctggggGAGGTAAGAGGACTAGTCACTAAGCTCCATATCTATCATACCGGTGGCCAGTTTTCTATGTTGGTAGCCAATTCCAGACTCTTTGTTGTGGTTTCCAGTCTTTTTAGTGGACATTTTTTTGAGTTACCTACCGGGAAGTGACGTGAAATCATGCATATTTAAGAAGCTAGACATTAAATTTTATCTTGGATTTTGCGATGGGTGTTTGGCCACCGGCACACATTTGCTGTTTCTACAGTATGGAGCAGTTTAACATATAAATCCATCTCAGTGGATTGGATGCCAGAAAATCACATGGTCAGCCTGTGCTGGAAGGTTaataattctattctattctattttacagtataccaaaatgtgttttgttgttgaaactATACTTCTCAGATATTTGCCTTTTCTTTTAACAATTCCTCTCCCGTCTGGTACCCTCCCTGTCTGCAGCTTGCCAACACTCCAAGATCAGAGCGATATGAAAGTATTCGGGAAGCActaaacagcaacaacagcaggtaggtttttaatttattaatcACCGTTTAAATTTTGATGATTGCCTTAAAATGTTCAACTTATAAACTTCAAATGTCTCCCCGACTGTCATTCCCCCCTGTCCTCCTTTCTCTACCAGGTTCATGTCAGGGAAggagataaagaaaaagaagcacTTGTTTGGCTTGAGGATCCGTTTCCCACCTGCCCCCCCAAACTCTGAGGAGCCGACCAGCAGAGTGGTGGAGAGGGCCTCACACGAGATCACCATCAAAGGACGCAAGTCCACCAAACCCCTGTCCAGCACCAGGTAAGATGTTAGCCTTATTTTGGAAAATATATGGGCGGGAAATTCTGGGTGGGGTGGCATCTCAAATCAAGTCCATCAAGGCTCTCATGAGCACAAAGTATGAACAGAGCGTTTTCCGAAGTTCTAGATTGACGTTTCTGGGTAGGATAACATTGCCAAACAAGTCCACCAAACCTGTTAGGTAGGTTACATAGGTAGGAGGTGAGCCTTGTATATGAAGTTATACCCCATCTATCACTACAAAGCCCCTTGTTAACACGTATCACAATAAGCTCTTGAGATAGCAAACTGCTTGCAGTGGAAATGATAGCATACTTCTTCGTACCGATCCTATAAAATATGTAGCCTGGTTctagactcctgaatcgcgacccGTCCACTCTTTTTGGTCGAGAGtttggtgttgctctattcaaaggCGATTTCTCGATCGGAAAAACAATCGGGCCAATctgcgcctttgtgggcgggactaaagtttgaaccattcgtgcaacagtttttcattggcgtttcggcagaataatatttgttgaaataatTTCTTAACCAACatgttgtctttgcaaagattatatttttgtcaaaaacaaccaacattcttggtgaagttaaTACCTaagtaaatacgcccagcatcagtgtaactgaaaataacgtctGAGCCgccggatacatcagtcactagtgattggtttggggaaaattgtcacccccccaacacagaaaatggctaacatggaggcaatgtcagactgaataatggagtggtaacgaaatggccattcagtctgaatatcaggctttAAAATAGGGCTAGCCTGAGAAGAATTCACAAAGCATACAAAACAGACATTGAAGGGAATCATAGATTTGATGGATTGTTTTGATGCTGCCATGCATCTTGTAATTTGTGTTTCAGAATGTGTGACTGTTTAACAATTTGACTATGGC
Protein-coding sequences here:
- the mtf2 gene encoding metal-response element-binding transcription factor 2 isoform X2; the protein is MRDSAAVDHLSVHQRAHPQRQQQAAPLSPASLSAREEYGEDAMSDRFTEGQDVLARWSDGLFYLGTITKIDREKQRCFVVFEDRSKSWVLWKDIQTGDEDDEDDEDDDIVCSICQDESSEEPNEIVICDKCGQGYHQLCHSPIIDATVIDSDDKWLCRECELTITPKRGGAQRKGANAKGLQQPEQQQQQQQHMELQLSFPYALEELVWDQGHKTNIQQCYCYCGGPGDWYLKMLQCNRCQQWFHEACLHCLQMPMLYGDRFYLFICSVCNCGPEYLSRLPLRWEDVAHLSLYNLSVIHKKKYFDSEIELMTYINNNWELLQLGELANTPRSERYESIREALNSNNSRFMSGKEIKKKKHLFGLRIRFPPAPPNSEEPTSRVVERASHEITIKGRKSTKPLSSTSPLTNGTVKTRKRKQGTHSLETLAKLRRSSELLSQEVRKPLPLEPHSLDLLTSNNSRSDRSLPSSRTSDVESIGALSTTETTSTSISRQSSLCSSIKTRTTTHIMPVSHPPLKRKRGRPRRALQPPNPEIPPPSHADPNPSAMELPSPLAGLHSTDIVHGLDPVSQLSHLKTSISSYFGAAGRLACGEKYRVLARRVTLDGKVQYLVEWEGVTAS
- the mtf2 gene encoding metal-response element-binding transcription factor 2 isoform X1: MRDSAAVDHLSVHQRAHPQRQQQAAPLSPASLSAREEYGEDAMSDRFTEGQDVLARWSDGLFYLGTITKIDREKQRCFVVFEDRSKSWVLWKDIQTGDEDDEDDEDDDIVCSICQDESSEEPNEIVICDKCGQGYHQLCHSPIIDATVIDSDDKWLCRECELTITPKRGGAQRKGANAKGLQQPEQQQQQQQHMELQLSFPYALEELVWDQGHKTNIQQCYCYCGGPGDWYLKMLQCNRCQQWFHEACLHCLQMPMLYGDRFYLFICSVCNCGPEYLSRLPLRWEDVAHLSLYNLSVIHKKKYFDSEIELMTYINNNWELLQLGELANTPRSERYESIREALNSNNSRFMSGKEIKKKKHLFGLRIRFPPAPPNSEEPTSRVVERASHEITIKGRKSTKPLSSTRTSSPLTNGTVKTRKRKQGTHSLETLAKLRRSSELLSQEVRKPLPLEPHSLDLLTSNNSRSDRSLPSSRTSDVESIGALSTTETTSTSISRQSSLCSSIKTRTTTHIMPVSHPPLKRKRGRPRRALQPPNPEIPPPSHADPNPSAMELPSPLAGLHSTDIVHGLDPVSQLSHLKTSISSYFGAAGRLACGEKYRVLARRVTLDGKVQYLVEWEGVTAS